A region of the Cricetulus griseus strain 17A/GY chromosome 7, alternate assembly CriGri-PICRH-1.0, whole genome shotgun sequence genome:
agagagagaagaaattgaAACAAAGTAAGCATGGAAGTAGGAAATTGAAATTAAAGCTGGTCTAACCATCCAATTATAATATCAGCTCAGTCCAAATTTGGGAAATGGGATAAGCATAGTTCAATTAAAAAGAGAATCAAAGTTGGGCATAGCATCACACaatgtaatcctagcattctggagTTGAGGACAGAAGACtggtcagtttgaggccagtatgggactttGTAGCAACCATCCCTAAACAAACCTTCATACCATACTCTTGGAGGTTGCAGGAGCACTttggaagagatggagaaaagaatgCAAAAGGTAGAATATAGTGATAAGGGCTGTGAAGTGCCGTCTTCTGGACAATAAAGTGATTACAATCATGAGCTCTCAACAATTATGAATGACTGCATTGAGTGTCTACATAAGAATGGGCCCATCAACAGTCAGGCATGGGTAGGGCTCTACCTCTCACCACTGAACTATTTTGTACTGATAGATTCAGGAAAAGGGAAATCATTGTCTTTGGTTGGGTACACACTGATGACCTCACCAAACTCTAATGGATAGTTCCAATCTAGTGGTAACACAGATGTCCCTAGATAAACTAAataagtcacaaaacaaaatgaaaagtcatgAATCTATGAGAGGGACAGATAGAACAAAACAGATGGTTaatggggagggaggcagaaaagAGTAGGGCAGGGGGAAGTAACCAGAATACAATATATACATGAATCAAATTGTCTAAGAActaactaaattaataaaaaactaaaaagacataaaaagaggggaggaaataagggagaaggaaaggtagGAAAAATACAAGCACAAAATCTGTAGGACTTCCTAGATTGTTAGAGAAAAATAGACAAGAAAGAAAACGTTTTGGATTCTGACTTGAGCCTAGATTCAATTCACACTGAGATATGAATGGTGGAAGAGTGGGCGGGGAAAAGGTCAGGGGGAAATGAGGTTTGTTGATACGAAGATGGGCTGGTACATCCAGGAGAAGCTAATTACTCAGCACTTGATGGTTGGGTAGTGAAGGTGGTAGGTGTACCCATGAAGCTTAGATGGCAACTGATGCCATGAGAGAAATTTGAGGGCTAGAGGTACATAATTACAGGGGAAAATGTTCAGAATTGTGCTCCAGAAAACACTGATATAGAATATACTGTTAAAAAACAGTCAATTGTAGTTACTGAGAATGCATGGTAGTACTATCATCAGTAACCCATGAGTATGTTCCAGATGGTTGAGAAGGGCCAATGTTGTTGCTTCTAATGCTCATGGAGGAAAAGTGTGCTAGAAGGCTGACATGGTGTAATTCTGGTTGCAGATTCAACTTTCAGGTATGAAGATGAGATTAAGTATTTGGGAACATGTCATACATATACTTgcttttatttggattttaagggcattttattttgtcttacagaTCCTAGATGCAGGGAAACACAAAAAGGAACCAAACTGTcatctcccagttcctcctcctgggTCTGCCCATCCCAACAGAGCACCAGAACCTGTTTTATTCTCTATTCCTGGCCATGTACCTCATCACTGTCCTGGGGAACCttctcatcatcatcctcattcaactggactcccatctccacacaccTATGTATTCTTTACTCAgcaacttgtccttctctgacctctgcttttCCTCTGTCACAATGCCCAAATTGCTGCAGAACATGCAGAGTCAAGTTCCATCCATCCCCTATGCAGGCTGCCTGGCACAAATGtactttttcctgttttttgcAGATCTTGAGAGCTTCCTCCTTGTggccatggcctatgaccgctatgtggccatctgcttcCCCCTTCATTACACCAGTATCATGAGTCCTAAGCTCTGTGTGGGTCTGGTAGTGTTCTCCTGGGTGCTGACCACATTCCATGCCATGCTGCACACCCTGCTCATGGCCAGATTATCCTTCTGTGAGGACAACGTGATCCCTCACTTTTTCTGTGACATGTCTGCTCTGCTGAAGCTGTCGTGCTCTGACACCCATGTTAATGAGTTGGTGATATTTATCACTGGAGGCCTTATTCTTGTCATTCCATTTGTGCTCATCGTTGTGTCCTATGCAAGAATTGTCTCCTCTATTCTCAAGGTTCCTTCTGCTCGAGGCATCCGGaaagccttctccacctgtggTTCCCACCTGTCTGTGGTGTCACTGTTCTATGGGACAGTCATTGGTCTATACTTATGCCCATCTGCTAATAATTCTACCTTGAAGGAGACTGTCATGGGCATGATGTACACAGTGGTGACTCCCATGCTAAACCCcttcatctacagcctgaggaacagaGACATGAAGGGGGCCCTATTTAGAGTTCTTTGCAAGAAGAAAATACTTTTCTGCCTATGACAGTAGCTATtgggattttaaaataattcatccAGCGCATATATTCACTTTGATATTTGACTATTATTATAGATGCTCTCGTCAAATTATAAAACTTTCTgctcaaataaaatatttcaggatTGTTCAATATGTAAAGTGTCTGTAGAAACAACACTACTGTAAAGAATAACTCCATATAATACATGTTACAATTTAGATGTTTTGTGGACCAGATGTAACTCATCTAGCTATTCATATCATACCTGGCAGTGTTTGCAGAGCTCAGAAGAATCTCTGGGTTGggttagtaaataaataaatgctccaTAAATGACTCAAAGGAACTATTCTTTAGAGTGTTGGTGCAAATCCCATGTATGGTCAGATGTTAATTTACGTTTCTCCTTAAAATCAATGTCCTGAGAAGTGATGTGTAGTTGATGGAAAAGTGGGTACCAGTAACTTTCTAGGACAGTTTTCCTGACTTTGGTCAgcataatataaaatgtttaattgaaATTTTTCTTATATTGCTATAATTCAGGTATTAATGATATCTTGTCTTCCAATGTCTAAATTAACTTGACTTAAATACTCAAGTCTTGTTCTCACTCttcttaaaaaattgaaaaattaactTATTATATAAAGAAGCATAAATAATATTTGAGTGAATGATTCAGAGAAGCAGCCAACCAAAGCTCATATCTGCAATGGCTCAAATATAGAGCACATATAACTTTTATGCACATTTTGCTAAACAGCATCTTTCATTAATAAAAATGCTTACCACTCCTGAGAACGTGTCCTTATCTTTCAttacttctttttcatttcaatGTCTgccttatctttttttcttttacctgatCTATACTTTGAATGGACTGTTTGCTTTGTGGTAACAATTTTGATTTATGTTTGCCCAGGAACAGATCCATACCAGCATCCCAAAAGCTTCTTTCTGGTTGTGAGGAAGGAAGTTGGAGTCTGCTTATCCTCCTGGAAgatcttcttcccttccttattATTTCAAACTTATTGATAAGTTTTGCAGACATGCTTTGTAGTAGTCTGGTGGTTATTGTATGGAGGAAAGTAAATTTGGCTCAGATTATTCAAATCTGGAGATTCTTCCCAAACTCCCCACAGCTTCAGGAATAGGGTGAGTGGCCATTCACTGTTTAGTCTGAGCTTCGTGAAAATCATTGTCTAAGTCTCCAACCTtggtccatttattttttttattgttgcctCTAAATGATGATATCAAAATCATAATTGATCACATTGCTGAAGTTCAGACCTCCTCCTGTCCATACTTTTACTCTTTGCCAGTAGATATCTTTATTGATGCTTTATGACAAGCAAGGACTGGAACTTTTCATTACCTatgtatgttttctctttgttctatatTCTACTCCTTGATTCCCATAGGGTACCATGAAGTTGCTAGAAAATGTAAACCTCTGTATGTATGAATAGATAATATATTAATATGGGTTAATATTGACAGTCCATGAGAAGAACGAAGTTGGACTGGTACTTCACAACAAAACTAACATTTTTCTTGAATGAGTCAAAGACTAAATGATTGACatctgatgcacatatgaacaatGGAAATGTGGCCTGATTTGAGGAAATCATGTAATATTAAAAGGGAAGTGAATTTAAGAATAAGATAACAGGTTTCACTTTGAATGTGATGGGTTTATAGTGACATATATAATTTCAATTTCACATGTTacttttgattatatatatattatattgtttGCTGTTGTCTTTTCtagtatttattgttttttgtcttaggaaacagaacaaacaaaataacacaaaacctcacaaagaacagaaggaagaatgtatcaatgaaatttttttttgtaaaacaatgGCACTCCCAGGGATGTTTACAAATAACTCACAAATGGTATAAGACATTTGACATTTGCATAACAGCTGGGAGGAGTCTGGTATTTAGAAAGTAAAAAGCATGTTTACAActcaatgaaagaaagacaacagATTATAAAAAGGCAAAGGAATTTAACAAACATTTTTCTACAGGAATCACATGAATGTTAAATAATGATCATATTAAGAAATAATACACAGCATTATTAGTCATCCACTACTGATGataaaattctcaacagaagttTCATAACCACCAACTATGTTGGTTTTAGTTTgtgaaaatggagagaaattagAACTCTACTCCATTACTGGTGAGAATAGGAATTGGTATAGCTGCTCtggaaaatattatttatcaattcctcaaaaatgaaaaggatcAGAAATTCTATTTCTAGGCATATTTCATACCTAAAATGATGGTGATACTCAAGCATTTGTACATGATATGATTATAACAGTCTAATAGACCAAAAAGGAGAGTGCTCTCAGCTGAAGACTGCACAAACAAAACAGGGCCTCCCTAAACAGTGAAACAATCAGCAACAGAAGTAACTGAAGGATTGCTACATATTGTTACATGCATTTGTCTTGAAAATAGTAAGCTAATTAAAAAGTTGAAGTCAGAAAGACAACCTAGTACATCATCATAGTTGAATGAGGCATGAAGCATAGAAAACACCACAAAGATATAAGGTAGAATGGAATTGCTGGTTACTGGGTCAGGAAAAGTCTTAGGAAAATGGAGAGTAGCTATGGACAGGCACAGGATTTTGTCTTGGGGACTAACAAATGAACACTAAACTTAGGGAGgcatgtaacaataaatctttctgtcaggCCACCTGGgccctgccgccacatgggcgcctgaaataacacacagagtcttatattaggtacaatgctgctggccaaagactaggatttcatatatatatatatgcaccaataatagcaatatggtatgcatcaatagcagcaactgcttttccaggttctgcagtcatttgaacaaaattgtaaagacatccagcactctccattaaaaaaaaaaacagatttcagctcagtgtatatctgtggatgtctgtctctgcttccatcagccactggatgagggctctaggatggcatgaagaatagtcatcaatatcattttaagggaagggcttttaggttctcctctccaccattgcctggattgtcagatcgtgtcatccttgtaggtctctggcgATCTCCCTAGTTctagatctcttctcagacctatagtggctccctctaacatggtatctctcatcctgctctctcctctattcttcccccaactcaatatttctgcccctccatttcctctcctctactcctcttctcttgctcttattgtggcagctccctctcccctaccatcatgctcccaattagctcaggagttcatgccacttccattcctggggaccatttatcccttagagtccttcatgtttcctagtttctttggtgaagaggattataggctggtaatcctttgctctatgtctaaaattcatatatgagtgagtacataccatgtttgtctttttgtgactgggttacctcactcaggatggtttcttctagttccatccatttgcctgcgaatttcaagattccattgcttttttctgctgagtagtactccattgtataaatgtaccacattttctcaatccattcttcatttgaggggcatctaggttgcttccaggttctggctattacaaacaatgctgctatgaacatggttgaacatatgttcatGTTGTgtgaacatgcagtatttgggtatatacccaagagaggaatggctggatcttgaggtagactgattcccatttttctgagcaagtgccatactgatttccagagtggtcttacaagttcgcactcccaccagcaatggaggagtgttcctttttctccacatcctctccagcatagattgtcattggtatttttgattttagccattctgacaggtgtgaggtggtatctcagagttgttttgagttgcatttctctgatggccaatgattttgagcactttcttaagtgtctttcagccatttcagattcctctgttgagaattctctatttagttctgcaccccactttttaatttcattgtttggtgttttggtggctagcttcttgagctccttatatattttggaaatcagtcctctgtcagatatgggatcgatgaagatctttttccattctgtgggtgttgttttgtcctactgactgttttctttgccttgcagaagcttctcagtttcaggaggtcccatttattaattgcagacctcaatgtctgtgctactggcgtaatgttcaggaggcggtctcctgtgccaatttgttcaagggtaattcccactttctcttctagaagattcagtgtggcttgatttacggtgagatctttgatccatttgcacttaagttttgtgcatggtgacaggtatggatctatctgcaattttctgcatgtcagaatccaactgtaccagcaccatttgttgaagatgctatcttttttccattgtatagatttagcacctttgtcaaaaataaggtattcgtaggtacatgggtcaatatcaggttttcaatttgattccattggtctgtctatttttgtgccaatgccaagctgttttcagaactatggctctatagtagagcttgaagtcggggatggtgatgcatccagatgatcctttattgtaaagagttgttttggctctcctggtttttttatttttccatataaagttgagtatagttctttcaat
Encoded here:
- the LOC100766727 gene encoding olfactory receptor 1468 isoform X1, which encodes MQGNTKRNQTVISQFLLLGLPIPTEHQNLFYSLFLAMYLITVLGNLLIIILIQLDSHLHTPMYSLLSNLSFSDLCFSSVTMPKLLQNMQSQVPSIPYAGCLAQMYFFLFFADLESFLLVAMAYDRYVAICFPLHYTSIMSPKLCVGLVVFSWVLTTFHAMLHTLLMARLSFCEDNVIPHFFCDMSALLKLSCSDTHVNELVIFITGGLILVIPFVLIVVSYARIVSSILKVPSARGIRKAFSTCGSHLSVVSLFYGTVIGLYLCPSANNSTLKETVMGMMYTVVTPMLNPFIYSLRNRDMKGALFRVLCKKKILFCL
- the LOC100766727 gene encoding olfactory receptor 1468 isoform X2, encoding MVEENQTVISQFLLLGLPIPTEHQNLFYSLFLAMYLITVLGNLLIIILIQLDSHLHTPMYSLLSNLSFSDLCFSSVTMPKLLQNMQSQVPSIPYAGCLAQMYFFLFFADLESFLLVAMAYDRYVAICFPLHYTSIMSPKLCVGLVVFSWVLTTFHAMLHTLLMARLSFCEDNVIPHFFCDMSALLKLSCSDTHVNELVIFITGGLILVIPFVLIVVSYARIVSSILKVPSARGIRKAFSTCGSHLSVVSLFYGTVIGLYLCPSANNSTLKETVMGMMYTVVTPMLNPFIYSLRNRDMKGALFRVLCKKKILFCL